A single Acropora palmata chromosome 5, jaAcrPala1.3, whole genome shotgun sequence DNA region contains:
- the LOC141881350 gene encoding uncharacterized protein LOC141881350, translated as MQYSDQAKMKTATVVSDLPNSSPLVALLKCIRETVKCGRLCNSINRWFSEKRKEGISFSYRFTGLEWKRFSWNFAHLIEILLQIDKLSSGSVLKPHTHAFIGVQIRDAVTIYSRVDVSKEQVEDLKGLCQKYFTANRLLLEGVNPTVWTVGYAIPYHTSQLFETLGFGLGLNSMQGREAKHVKLAKYVEKTCNVKKSLRWWIVFRHEFVCLIWLREMDPYSVIYHQEKKKDPDSYIPKRVKDHDERFCYCGVLKLNVTDEGCIVCTDNVMKLVKQSVFTGKANNELQQFLK; from the coding sequence ATGCAGTACAGTGACCAAGCGAAAATGAAGACAGCAACAGTGGTCTCAGACCTTCCAAACTCTTCACCACTGGTGGCACTTCTGAAGTGTATACGAGAAACTGTAAAGTGTGGAAGGCTTTGCAACAGCATCAACAGGTGGTTTAGTGAGAAGAGAAAGGAGGGCATCTCATTCTCCTACAGGTTCACTGGCCTGGAATGGAAAAGATTTTCATGGAATTTTGCTCACCTTATTGAGATACTGTTGCAGATAGACAAGCTGTCAAGTGGGTCTGTCCTAAAGCCGCACACACACGCATTTATTGGTGTGCAAATCAGGGATGCTGTTACCATTTACTCCAGAGTTGATGTAAGCAAAGAGCAAGTTGAGGATTTAAAGGGATTGTgccagaaatatttcacagCAAATCGTCTCCTGTTGGAAGGGGTGAATCCTACCGTATGGACCGTGGGCTATGCTATTCCATATCACACCAGCCAGCTGTTTGAGACGCTTGGGTTTGGGCTTGGCCTAAACTCTATGCAGGGTCGAGAGGCTAAACATGTCAAGCTGGCAAAGTATGTAGAGAAGACTTGCAATGTGAAGAAAAGCTTGAGGTGGTGGATTGTGTTTCGTCACGAGTTTGTCTGTCTCATATGGCTTAGGGAGATGGACCCCTACAGTGTTATTTACCAtcaagagaagaagaaagatcCTGATTCCTACATACCCAAGAGGGTTAAGGATCATGATGAaagattttgttattgtggtGTTCTTAAGTTAAATGTCACGGATGAAGGTTGCATTGTATGCACAGACAATGTGATGAAGCTGGTGAAGCAAAGTGTTTTTACTGGAAAAGCTAACAATGAACTCCAACAGTTCCTAAAATAG